Proteins from a single region of Candidatus Methylomirabilis sp.:
- a CDS encoding peptidase U32 family protein, which yields MAQAFELNTTISNLRDLTESDLSPYDAVYLGNITCRLYEGNLLERLDDLREAIAIVKGRGQKAYVTTYAAPRNDSLSQLRKVVAVAVETGADAVEVHNLGVLKIIHEAHPDLVVHIGGFANVYTDVGAAVLKRYGAVCITPNYELSLEEIGEIHRQVELPMELLVHGKMPLGMSDDCFLLEYEQAWGVTCPTLCRQDLFLKQGDWAMKSIGKGVMSGKDVCLLEHLQRLMTEGHSCFRVEAASESPAYRLEIGQVYREALEAALAGSDGLEERWWDTIKRHARIGLCNGFYFGRSGMAYHGVRHPGADTAEARRSRVGQ from the coding sequence GTGGCGCAGGCGTTTGAACTGAACACGACCATCTCGAATCTGCGGGATCTGACCGAGTCGGATCTGAGCCCCTATGATGCCGTCTACCTTGGCAACATCACCTGTCGGCTGTACGAGGGCAACCTGCTGGAGCGTCTCGATGACCTGCGGGAGGCGATCGCGATCGTGAAGGGCCGAGGGCAGAAGGCATACGTCACTACGTATGCCGCACCGCGCAACGACAGCCTGTCGCAACTCCGAAAGGTTGTGGCAGTAGCCGTAGAGACCGGGGCAGATGCCGTGGAGGTCCATAACCTCGGGGTCTTGAAGATCATCCACGAGGCGCACCCCGATCTTGTTGTCCATATCGGCGGCTTCGCGAATGTCTATACCGATGTTGGCGCTGCCGTCCTGAAACGATACGGGGCCGTTTGCATCACGCCAAACTACGAGCTGAGCCTGGAGGAGATCGGTGAGATCCATCGCCAGGTTGAGCTGCCGATGGAACTGCTGGTTCATGGCAAGATGCCGCTTGGTATGTCAGACGATTGCTTTCTGCTGGAGTATGAGCAGGCCTGGGGAGTGACATGCCCGACCCTGTGCCGGCAGGACCTGTTTCTGAAGCAGGGCGATTGGGCGATGAAGTCAATCGGGAAAGGGGTCATGAGCGGGAAGGATGTCTGCCTGCTGGAGCACCTGCAGCGATTGATGACCGAGGGGCATTCCTGCTTTCGGGTCGAGGCGGCTTCAGAGAGTCCGGCCTACCGACTGGAGATCGGCCAGGTCTACCGTGAGGCTCTGGAAGCTGCCCTGGCGGGGAGCGACGGCTTGGAAGAGCGGTGGTGGGACACGATCAAACGTCATGCGCGAATCGGCCTGTGTAACGGCTTCTATTTCGGCAGATCGGGCATGGCCTACCATGGCGTGCGGCACCCAGGCGCGGACACGGCGGAGGCAAGGCGGAGCAGGGTGGGGCAATGA
- a CDS encoding peptidase U32 family protein translates to MSTAYRATKPILLAPAGSLTAAWAALGAGADAIYVGLEGFSRGGPRNELASQALRDVLTAAHAQSRHVQVALNTIPRQAERRDLAEKVEELLGWGINGVIVNDAGLLAELRSRYPRLGITASIGCAVMNEADVAFYRDLGADAVVLPGTLTPDEIVAFTQVPDVQIEVMVHMVQEFILLGRCWMPSYYRLHSTPLASQCEDVSRLIGSVKRGGAGICFKLCEQPWELYRSERCVATRLLPSRQISAINYLADLLNAGVDVVKLQGRGLAADLLAPLVQRYRLAIDAWMAGEPLPAFAEPCLEPSWTVMRR, encoded by the coding sequence GTGTCGACCGCCTATCGGGCCACTAAGCCCATTCTCCTGGCGCCGGCGGGCAGTCTGACGGCTGCGTGGGCGGCGTTAGGCGCCGGTGCCGACGCGATCTACGTCGGCCTCGAAGGCTTCAGTCGTGGCGGACCCAGGAACGAACTGGCCTCCCAAGCGCTTCGGGACGTATTGACGGCGGCTCATGCGCAGAGCCGCCATGTGCAGGTCGCGCTCAATACCATCCCACGCCAGGCCGAACGGCGAGACCTCGCGGAAAAGGTCGAGGAGTTGCTTGGGTGGGGAATCAATGGGGTTATCGTGAACGACGCCGGCCTTTTAGCTGAGCTCCGCAGCCGCTACCCCCGGCTTGGCATTACCGCCAGCATTGGTTGCGCCGTCATGAACGAGGCTGATGTCGCCTTCTACCGCGACCTTGGGGCCGATGCGGTCGTGCTCCCCGGCACCCTGACGCCTGATGAGATCGTCGCCTTCACGCAGGTTCCCGATGTGCAAATCGAGGTGATGGTTCATATGGTGCAAGAGTTCATCCTGTTGGGCAGATGCTGGATGCCGAGCTATTACCGGCTGCATTCGACTCCGCTGGCATCTCAGTGTGAGGATGTCAGTCGCCTGATAGGGAGCGTGAAGCGGGGAGGCGCCGGGATCTGCTTTAAACTCTGCGAGCAGCCATGGGAGCTGTACCGGAGCGAGCGATGCGTGGCCACACGGCTCCTGCCGAGCCGTCAGATCAGCGCGATCAATTACCTGGCCGATCTCCTTAATGCCGGCGTCGATGTTGTCAAGCTCCAAGGCAGAGGTCTCGCAGCCGACCTGCTCGCCCCGCTCGTGCAGCGCTATCGTCTGGCGATCGATGCCTGGATGGCGGGAGAGCCCTTGCCGGCCTTCGCAGAGCCTTGTCTGGAACCATCCTGGACGGTGATGCGCCGGTGA
- a CDS encoding cation-translocating P-type ATPase — protein sequence MGLPESRGGFDPSLWHTLSSETVFAHLKSTPTGLTEVEAAQRLAEYGPNELKAAHRISLWTILFEQFKNVLIVILLVATALSAFLGHGIEAIAIVVIVLFAVLLGFAQEYRAERATEALRQMTAPTATALRDREEVEIPARALVPGDVVLVRAGDKISADVRLIEAVNLQVEEAALTGESVSVDKHAAPLTNGELALGDRKNMAYAGTAATYGRGRAVVVATGMHTEFGKIAQMLQTVETGRTPLQDNLDKVGRVLAWAACVVVAAIVAIGLYRGQPFIEMLIFGIALAVAVVPEALPAVVTISLAIGVQRMVKRHALMRRLPAVETLGSTSVICSDKTGTLTKDEMTVRKIFVAGQMLDVFGAGYEPYGRFSHDGLIIEPSGPLILLLRAAVLASDAHIVHSEANGRWHVKGDPTEGALIAAAAKAGLNKAELDSQSPRVNEIPFTSETKRMTTLHREPEGVVAYAKGAPEVILDSCVRRMTADGETALDTESREMIVETARRMASEALRVLAIAYKLHATRENAECGMTFLGLVGMIDPPRPEAKAAIETCEQAGIKPVMITGDHPLTAQAVARELGLLKTGRIVTGAELEAMSEAEFEREVEKIDVYARVSPAHKLRVVMALQKKGHVAAMTGDGINDAPALKKADIGIAMGITGTDVTKEAAAMTLTDDNFASIVAAVEEGRGIFDNIKKYLMYLLSCNIGEIVLMAGATLLGLPLPLTAVQILYVNLATDGLPALALAVDPPEPDLMRRKPRNPRTGIFTRPVVTVMMVGGFWSAAVNLGLFAWVLHSDRSIEKAMTMTFVSLVLIECVKAYNFRSDRHSVLNQPFANRWLNLAIVWGLVPLVIIVYAPFLHEPFSTVSLPLVDWAIVVVLASTVSPVLELAKWMERRGWFGEMC from the coding sequence ATGGGGCTTCCTGAATCCCGAGGAGGGTTCGACCCTTCTCTCTGGCATACCCTCTCCAGCGAAACCGTCTTCGCTCACCTGAAATCCACACCTACCGGTCTGACAGAAGTTGAGGCAGCCCAACGTTTGGCAGAATATGGGCCGAATGAACTGAAAGCTGCCCACCGCATCTCGCTGTGGACGATTCTCTTTGAGCAGTTCAAGAATGTGCTGATCGTCATTCTGCTTGTGGCGACTGCTCTCTCCGCCTTTCTTGGGCACGGGATTGAAGCCATCGCCATTGTCGTCATTGTGTTGTTTGCGGTGCTCTTGGGTTTTGCGCAGGAATACCGGGCCGAACGCGCGACCGAGGCATTGCGCCAAATGACTGCGCCGACTGCCACCGCCCTCCGCGATAGGGAGGAGGTTGAAATCCCGGCGCGCGCCCTCGTGCCGGGCGATGTCGTCCTGGTACGAGCCGGCGACAAAATCTCAGCCGATGTCAGATTGATTGAGGCCGTGAATTTGCAAGTCGAAGAAGCCGCGCTGACGGGCGAGTCGGTTTCGGTGGACAAACACGCCGCGCCGCTCACAAATGGTGAATTGGCCTTAGGTGACCGCAAAAATATGGCCTACGCCGGCACCGCCGCGACCTATGGCCGGGGTCGCGCGGTTGTCGTGGCGACAGGCATGCATACCGAATTTGGCAAGATCGCCCAAATGCTCCAGACGGTCGAAACCGGGCGGACCCCGTTGCAAGACAACCTGGATAAGGTCGGTCGCGTGCTGGCGTGGGCCGCCTGCGTGGTGGTAGCTGCCATCGTTGCCATCGGCCTGTATCGTGGACAACCCTTCATTGAGATGTTGATTTTCGGTATTGCGCTGGCGGTTGCCGTTGTCCCGGAGGCCCTGCCTGCTGTGGTCACGATCTCGCTCGCGATCGGCGTGCAGAGGATGGTCAAGCGCCATGCGCTGATGCGCCGCCTCCCGGCAGTCGAAACGCTCGGCAGCACGTCGGTGATCTGCTCCGATAAGACCGGCACACTGACGAAAGACGAGATGACAGTCCGTAAGATCTTTGTGGCCGGGCAAATGTTGGACGTCTTCGGGGCAGGCTATGAGCCGTACGGCCGGTTCTCGCACGATGGCCTCATCATTGAACCCTCCGGTCCGCTGATCCTGCTCCTGCGCGCTGCTGTGCTGGCCTCTGATGCGCATATCGTTCACAGCGAAGCCAATGGCCGCTGGCATGTCAAAGGCGACCCGACGGAGGGCGCATTGATTGCCGCCGCCGCCAAAGCTGGGTTGAATAAGGCCGAGCTTGACTCACAATCCCCTCGCGTGAATGAAATTCCCTTCACCTCCGAAACCAAACGCATGACCACGCTGCACAGGGAGCCGGAGGGCGTCGTGGCTTATGCCAAAGGCGCGCCGGAAGTTATCCTTGATTCGTGCGTCCGGCGCATGACGGCAGATGGAGAAACAGCTCTTGACACCGAGAGTCGGGAGATGATTGTGGAAACAGCCCGCCGGATGGCAAGCGAGGCATTGCGGGTGCTGGCGATAGCGTATAAACTACACGCAACACGAGAAAACGCCGAATGCGGCATGACATTTCTTGGTTTGGTGGGCATGATCGACCCGCCACGTCCTGAGGCGAAAGCTGCGATTGAAACGTGCGAACAGGCTGGGATTAAGCCGGTCATGATCACCGGCGACCACCCACTGACCGCGCAAGCCGTCGCGCGCGAATTGGGATTGCTCAAGACGGGCCGCATCGTGACCGGCGCAGAACTGGAGGCGATGAGCGAGGCCGAGTTTGAGCGTGAGGTCGAGAAGATCGATGTCTACGCTCGCGTGTCTCCGGCGCATAAGTTGCGTGTGGTCATGGCGTTGCAAAAGAAAGGTCACGTTGCCGCGATGACGGGTGACGGGATCAATGACGCGCCCGCGCTCAAGAAGGCCGACATCGGCATCGCGATGGGCATCACCGGCACGGACGTGACCAAAGAGGCCGCCGCCATGACACTTACCGACGACAACTTTGCGTCCATCGTTGCGGCGGTGGAGGAGGGTCGGGGTATCTTCGACAACATCAAGAAATATTTGATGTACCTGCTCTCGTGCAATATCGGCGAAATAGTCCTGATGGCCGGGGCGACTCTGCTGGGCCTGCCCCTGCCGTTGACGGCCGTACAAATCCTGTACGTCAATCTCGCCACGGATGGCTTGCCCGCATTGGCGTTGGCCGTAGACCCACCCGAACCCGACCTCATGCGCCGCAAGCCGCGTAACCCACGCACCGGTATCTTTACTCGGCCTGTCGTCACGGTGATGATGGTGGGTGGATTCTGGTCGGCGGCAGTCAACCTTGGCCTCTTTGCCTGGGTGCTCCACTCCGACCGAAGCATCGAAAAAGCCATGACGATGACGTTCGTTTCACTGGTGCTGATTGAGTGCGTCAAGGCCTACAATTTCCGCTCCGATCGCCATTCAGTGTTGAATCAGCCCTTTGCGAATAGGTGGCTGAATCTGGCGATTGTATGGGGGTTAGTGCCGTTAGTTATAATTGTTTATGCACCTTTCCTGCATGAGCCGTTTAGCACGGTTAGCCTGCCACTCGTGGATTGGGCTATCGTCGTCGTATTGGCTTCTACGGTTTCGCCCGTGCTAGAATTGGCAAAGTGGATGGAGCGACGCGGATGGTTCGGGGAAATGTGTTAG
- a CDS encoding formate/nitrite transporter family protein: MDNDLHFGDAYPPREIARKVEGLGVAKARTDSLTLLVLAVLAGAFISLGALFFIVVVTKSSLGFGMTRLVGGLSFCLGLILVVVAGAELFTGNNLIAMAWASKLIGTREVMRNWVLAYLGNVGGCLATVLLVVWADVAGLGGGAVGEAALNIARTKADLSMTEAFARGVLCNALVCLAVWLAMGGRSMTDKILAILFPITAFVAMGFEHSIANWFFLPFGLALDREGAVSVVGATRNIVAVTAGNVVGGTLLVAGVYWVAYLRGERQPNDGAS; the protein is encoded by the coding sequence ATGGACAACGATCTACACTTTGGTGACGCCTATCCGCCGCGGGAGATTGCGCGGAAAGTCGAGGGCCTCGGTGTGGCGAAGGCACGCACCGATTCCCTCACACTACTCGTGCTGGCCGTGCTGGCAGGCGCCTTCATCTCGCTGGGGGCTCTCTTTTTCATCGTCGTGGTGACCAAATCCTCCCTTGGCTTCGGCATGACGCGGTTGGTCGGGGGCTTAAGCTTCTGCCTCGGGCTGATCCTCGTCGTGGTCGCGGGCGCCGAGCTGTTCACCGGGAATAACCTCATCGCCATGGCCTGGGCGAGCAAACTGATCGGCACTCGAGAGGTCATGCGTAACTGGGTCCTGGCCTATCTGGGCAATGTGGGCGGTTGCCTAGCCACGGTTCTGCTCGTTGTGTGGGCCGACGTTGCCGGTCTGGGCGGGGGCGCTGTCGGCGAGGCGGCCCTCAACATCGCTCGCACGAAGGCCGATCTCTCTATGACCGAAGCCTTTGCGCGCGGTGTGCTGTGCAACGCGCTGGTCTGTCTGGCGGTATGGCTCGCCATGGGCGGGCGCAGCATGACGGACAAGATTTTGGCAATTCTTTTTCCCATTACCGCATTCGTGGCCATGGGCTTCGAGCATTCGATTGCAAACTGGTTCTTCCTACCCTTCGGGCTTGCGCTGGATAGGGAAGGCGCGGTGTCGGTCGTTGGGGCCACGAGAAACATTGTCGCCGTGACCGCCGGCAACGTGGTCGGTGGAACTCTGCTGGTCGCCGGCGTGTACTGGGTGGCCTACCTACGAGGCGAGCGTCAGCCGAACGATGGGGCTTCCTGA
- a CDS encoding HigA family addiction module antitoxin, protein MAARKLSPVHPGEVLQEEFLKPLEISQYRLAKEISVPARRVNEIVHGNRAITADTALRLARYFGTTDRFWLNLQTRYDLEVERDRLGSRLEREVSVLVGSARAV, encoded by the coding sequence ATGGCCGCTAGAAAATTGTCGCCTGTTCATCCTGGTGAAGTGCTTCAGGAAGAATTCCTGAAACCTCTAGAGATCTCCCAATACCGGCTGGCGAAAGAGATCAGCGTGCCCGCGCGGCGCGTGAACGAGATCGTGCACGGCAATCGCGCCATTACAGCCGACACGGCGTTGCGGCTCGCTCGCTACTTCGGCACTACCGATCGGTTCTGGCTAAATCTTCAGACGCGGTACGACCTGGAGGTCGAGCGGGATCGACTGGGTTCGAGGCTGGAGCGCGAAGTCTCCGTATTGGTCGGTTCCGCCCGTGCCGTCTAA
- a CDS encoding type II toxin-antitoxin system RelE/ParE family toxin, with protein sequence MIRNCADRDTERLFRREVVRRWSTDLQRAALRKLLVLDAAEALDDLRIPPGNRLEKLLGDRVGQYSIRINDQWRICFRWRDDDAYDVEITDYH encoded by the coding sequence GTGATCCGTAACTGTGCCGACCGAGACACCGAAAGACTATTCCGCCGGGAGGTCGTTCGGCGATGGTCCACTGATCTCCAACGCGCCGCCCTGCGAAAGCTCCTCGTTCTCGATGCGGCCGAAGCATTGGATGACCTTCGAATCCCGCCAGGGAATCGACTTGAGAAGCTGTTGGGCGACCGTGTCGGGCAATACAGCATTCGGATCAACGATCAGTGGCGTATCTGCTTTCGGTGGCGCGACGACGACGCCTACGACGTTGAGATTACGGATTATCACTAA
- a CDS encoding toll/interleukin-1 receptor domain-containing protein — MHCFLSYNKADKEVARSIGAHMSLTGIDFWFDQWEIQAGDSIPGKLSEGLEAFDAFVLLWSADANRSNWVRQELHTAIIRAVKDGSAKIIPCLLDETPLPPLICDRRGIDFSDVHQGIEDLLGDLTGSRTRRQRLLAIQAALQEMDVSWITHPALPPMVCCPTCGETDTLIGWEQTDREGDDVYAGMRCTNCGWSDGGEI, encoded by the coding sequence ATGCATTGCTTTCTGAGCTACAACAAAGCAGACAAGGAGGTAGCCCGTTCTATCGGAGCCCACATGTCTCTCACCGGGATCGACTTCTGGTTCGATCAGTGGGAGATCCAAGCCGGTGACTCTATCCCCGGCAAGCTCAGTGAAGGCTTGGAGGCGTTTGACGCATTCGTGCTGCTTTGGTCCGCCGACGCCAATCGATCCAACTGGGTGCGCCAGGAGCTGCATACCGCCATTATCCGAGCCGTCAAGGATGGTTCCGCGAAGATCATCCCATGTCTGCTCGACGAGACTCCGTTACCTCCCCTCATTTGTGATCGTCGCGGTATCGACTTCAGTGACGTACACCAAGGGATCGAGGATCTGCTGGGAGACCTCACGGGCTCACGCACACGCCGTCAGCGTCTACTGGCGATACAGGCTGCACTGCAGGAAATGGATGTAAGCTGGATCACGCACCCTGCGCTCCCCCCAATGGTCTGCTGTCCCACCTGTGGTGAGACAGACACCCTCATAGGCTGGGAACAGACCGACCGTGAGGGAGATGACGTCTACGCGGGTATGCGTTGCACAAACTGCGGTTGGTCCGATGGTGGCGAGATATAG
- a CDS encoding type II toxin-antitoxin system HicB family antitoxin, translated as MNKYEVIIYWSEEDQVYIAEVPELPGCLAHGVTQEAALTSVQEAIALWIETAKEFGDPIPVPKGRRLIYA; from the coding sequence GTGAACAAATACGAGGTCATCATTTACTGGAGTGAGGAAGATCAGGTCTATATCGCGGAGGTCCCCGAACTGCCCGGTTGTCTCGCGCATGGGGTAACTCAGGAAGCCGCCTTGACAAGCGTCCAAGAGGCTATCGCACTATGGATCGAGACGGCTAAGGAGTTCGGCGATCCGATCCCAGTACCCAAGGGCAGACGTCTCATTTATGCTTGA
- a CDS encoding type II toxin-antitoxin system HicA family toxin has translation MTREKILRCVLSGASDTNIQFDDLCHLLSSLGFAMRVKGGHHIFRKAGIEEKLNLQREGSEAKPYQVRQVRAVILKYRLGGEEP, from the coding sequence ATGACCAGGGAGAAGATCCTCCGATGTGTGCTGAGTGGCGCTTCTGACACGAACATCCAGTTCGACGATCTGTGCCACTTGCTCAGCAGCCTCGGGTTTGCCATGAGAGTGAAAGGGGGTCACCATATCTTTCGCAAGGCTGGGATCGAGGAGAAGCTTAATCTCCAGCGCGAAGGAAGTGAAGCAAAACCTTACCAAGTGCGCCAGGTCCGTGCCGTAATCCTCAAGTATCGACTGGGGGGTGAGGAGCCGTGA
- a CDS encoding DUF5615 family PIN-like protein: MKVKIDENLPREVADLFRQAGHDAVTVDEEGLGGKPDTTVALFVKREERLLVTLDLDFSDIRAYPPAHYGGLVVLRLNSQDKLHVLRMVGRLIPLFSREEPRGHLWIVEEDRVRIRP, from the coding sequence ATGAAGGTGAAGATCGATGAGAATCTGCCTCGTGAGGTAGCCGACCTTTTCCGGCAGGCTGGCCATGACGCCGTGACGGTGGACGAAGAGGGGCTTGGCGGAAAGCCAGACACGACGGTCGCGTTGTTCGTCAAGCGAGAGGAGCGACTGCTCGTAACCCTTGATCTGGACTTTTCCGATATCCGGGCCTATCCGCCAGCACACTACGGCGGGCTGGTGGTCCTGCGGCTGAACAGTCAGGACAAACTGCACGTGCTAAGGATGGTCGGGCGGCTGATCCCCCTGTTTAGCAGGGAGGAACCAAGAGGGCATTTGTGGATCGTTGAAGAGGACCGGGTACGGATCAGGCCATGA
- a CDS encoding DUF433 domain-containing protein produces MAAQNWLDFIVADPEICHGQPCIKGTRIMVSVVLDNLAAGVTVEELLRSYPSLSREAVQAAVAYAADLARERIVPMPA; encoded by the coding sequence ATGGCAGCACAAAATTGGCTCGACTTCATCGTTGCGGATCCGGAGATATGCCATGGGCAGCCGTGCATCAAGGGCACACGGATCATGGTATCGGTAGTGCTCGACAACCTCGCAGCCGGTGTAACAGTTGAGGAGCTACTGAGGAGCTACCCATCTCTCAGTCGCGAGGCTGTTCAGGCGGCGGTCGCCTATGCCGCTGACCTGGCACGCGAACGGATTGTTCCAATGCCGGCATAG
- a CDS encoding acyl-CoA synthetase, with the protein MGQIPTEYLPPKDLWPQRIYTLPEFAHLPQRFNSTEELLDKTVAAGRGDRTALYFEDKQIPYKALLGQVNRLGSALTRLGIKEADRVVLRLPNTPPAIVANFAVLKIGAVIVPTSVLFSRAEIAHICNSTEAKAIIVAAPLLEEFEQARPLLHTVSHVIVVGGEGDEIKRKGYLSYQELLDGGDPTCDPVRRDRLDVSVLLFTSGTTGPPKGTVHFMEEALIVPDSFGKYCWRVTEEDVLLSPAPLAMAAGYSVAAAIPYRFGAALSLLPRFTPEAAFETIEHHKVTILSALPTAYRKMLQVPDTRTRYNLSSLKLCTGGGESLTAQTYFDWKATFGLEIFEGLGTTELMFVFASSAGPRKVKPGSIGPAVPGYQLRVVNEEGRDCRPGKTGELLVKGPTGTVYWRDPDAQRRVVTEGWSRAGDMVGMDEEGYITFLTREDDLIKSSGYRIGPEEIEDVLLTHPAVADVGVVGLPDPIMGQRTKAFVALKSGQQPFEALKVELIEFCTGKLAVYKLPREVEFVDRMPRATGPGGPGTGKLLRRLLRQREQDKAKAP; encoded by the coding sequence ATGGGTCAGATTCCTACCGAATACCTGCCTCCAAAAGATCTCTGGCCACAGCGCATCTACACGCTTCCGGAGTTCGCGCACCTCCCTCAGCGGTTCAACAGCACAGAGGAATTACTGGATAAGACCGTTGCCGCAGGGAGGGGTGACCGAACGGCGCTCTACTTCGAGGACAAACAGATCCCGTACAAGGCACTCTTGGGCCAGGTCAACAGGCTCGGGAGCGCGCTCACGCGGCTGGGGATCAAGGAAGCGGATCGGGTGGTATTGCGCCTGCCGAATACCCCGCCGGCGATCGTGGCGAACTTTGCGGTCCTGAAGATCGGCGCAGTGATCGTTCCGACATCCGTCCTCTTTTCTAGGGCCGAGATTGCGCACATCTGCAACAGTACGGAGGCCAAGGCGATCATCGTTGCCGCCCCACTGCTGGAGGAGTTCGAGCAGGCCCGGCCCCTGCTTCACACGGTCAGCCATGTCATTGTCGTCGGTGGGGAGGGAGACGAGATCAAGCGGAAGGGATATCTAAGTTATCAGGAGCTGCTTGATGGGGGCGATCCGACGTGCGATCCGGTGCGGCGGGATCGGTTGGACGTCTCGGTCCTCCTCTTCACCTCCGGAACGACGGGGCCGCCGAAGGGGACGGTCCACTTCATGGAAGAGGCGTTGATCGTCCCCGACAGCTTCGGCAAATACTGCTGGCGCGTGACGGAAGAGGATGTCCTCCTCAGCCCGGCACCCCTGGCAATGGCGGCCGGTTACTCCGTTGCGGCTGCCATCCCGTATCGATTCGGGGCAGCCCTCTCCTTGTTACCGCGTTTTACGCCGGAGGCGGCATTCGAGACGATCGAACACCACAAGGTCACCATCCTCTCGGCCCTCCCAACCGCCTACCGCAAGATGCTCCAGGTGCCGGATACCCGGACGCGCTATAACCTGAGTTCGCTCAAGTTGTGTACAGGCGGCGGCGAATCCTTGACCGCACAGACCTACTTCGACTGGAAGGCGACGTTCGGCCTCGAGATCTTCGAGGGACTCGGGACGACAGAGCTGATGTTCGTGTTCGCCAGCTCAGCCGGGCCGAGAAAGGTCAAGCCGGGATCGATCGGCCCTGCCGTGCCCGGCTACCAACTCAGGGTAGTCAACGAAGAGGGAAGGGATTGCCGTCCCGGCAAAACCGGCGAGTTGCTGGTTAAGGGTCCAACGGGGACCGTCTACTGGCGCGACCCGGACGCGCAACGGCGTGTCGTGACGGAAGGCTGGAGTCGCGCCGGCGATATGGTCGGCATGGACGAAGAGGGCTATATTACCTTTCTCACGCGCGAGGACGACCTGATCAAGAGCTCCGGATACCGGATCGGTCCTGAAGAAATCGAAGATGTCCTGTTGACCCATCCGGCGGTAGCCGATGTCGGTGTAGTCGGCCTGCCCGACCCTATCATGGGCCAGCGGACGAAGGCGTTTGTCGCGCTCAAATCTGGCCAGCAGCCTTTCGAAGCCCTCAAGGTAGAGCTGATCGAGTTCTGCACGGGAAAGCTTGCCGTGTACAAACTGCCGCGAGAGGTAGAGTTCGTGGATCGGATGCCGCGCGCCACGGGGCCCGGCGGCCCCGGCACCGGCAAGCTCCTCCGTCGCCTCCTCCGCCAGCGGGAGCAGGACAAGGCGAAGGCGCCCTAA
- a CDS encoding IclR family transcriptional regulator, with protein MDHQKKEKADYLVQSVDRALDVLESFDYQTGELGVTELAEKLHLPKNNIFRLLATLEVRGYIEQDKKTANYRLGIKPFEVANVFLHHLGFRRQARPIIEELVDQCDETAYLAVLDGSEVIYVLVQDTTQMVRVASFPGRRLPVHCTAAGKAQLAYESADRLDSILQHQPMRKLTEHTITDPQAFREHLREVAKLGFAVDDEEYEPWVRCIAAPVRDYSGKVVASIGLSGPISRFSLERIKHKLAPLVKTATMKLSERLGYEARTVPADQ; from the coding sequence ATGGACCATCAAAAGAAAGAAAAGGCTGATTATCTCGTCCAGTCCGTCGATCGAGCGCTTGATGTCCTGGAGTCGTTCGATTATCAGACAGGGGAGTTAGGCGTCACGGAACTCGCCGAAAAGCTTCATCTACCCAAAAACAACATCTTCCGACTTCTGGCCACCCTTGAGGTTCGGGGTTATATCGAGCAGGACAAAAAGACAGCCAACTACCGCTTGGGGATCAAGCCGTTCGAGGTCGCCAATGTCTTCCTCCATCATCTGGGCTTTCGGCGCCAGGCCAGGCCGATCATCGAAGAGTTGGTGGATCAGTGCGATGAAACGGCCTATCTTGCCGTTCTGGACGGATCGGAGGTCATCTACGTTCTCGTTCAGGACACTACTCAGATGGTTCGGGTCGCATCGTTTCCTGGACGACGTCTCCCGGTTCACTGCACTGCCGCAGGAAAGGCGCAACTGGCCTACGAGTCGGCCGACCGGTTAGACAGCATCCTTCAACATCAACCGATGCGCAAACTGACCGAGCATACGATTACTGACCCCCAGGCATTTCGAGAACACCTTCGTGAGGTGGCCAAGCTCGGGTTCGCTGTTGATGATGAAGAGTATGAGCCGTGGGTACGGTGTATTGCCGCTCCCGTGAGAGACTATTCTGGAAAGGTGGTGGCCAGCATCGGTCTGTCCGGCCCCATCTCCCGGTTCTCCCTTGAGCGGATCAAACATAAACTCGCTCCGCTTGTCAAGACAGCGACGATGAAACTCTCCGAACGACTCGGCTACGAAGCGAGAACAGTGCCGGCCGATCAGTAA